The Candidatus Zixiibacteriota bacterium genome has a segment encoding these proteins:
- a CDS encoding DEAD/DEAH box helicase has protein sequence MKSWQERLGENLLPLQERAVIENRVLGGESVLICAPTSAGKTFCGELAATAAIFRRRKAIFLVPLKSIAEERYREFTKRYAALGIRVLIATADHQEHDSRLERGDFDLAILIYEKFNQLLIKNIDLLAPIELIVIDEVQMIGDEERGAVLELALTKVLMAQRRPQIVALSATLANAGDLAAWLGCRLLNDSFRPVELRHGVLANGRYRYRTGNAEGIEELAGTACDEPEQALIANVEHLVGRDEQVLVFLKSRRACEALAYALAERSFRPRAAATIERLEREPTTSLGAKLIATLDSGVAFHHADLSYRQRRILEEGYRRGEIAVLVSTTTLAMGVNLPAQSVFIDCYKFQPGKQTGRPLIVPLEWSEYEAMSGRAGRFGQGGEFGRSIVIAGSPLEAEMLWKMYVTGNPARLESRLATHGLLDVLLDVIAAKAAKSLDDLSAVLRRTFLAAETRMVADDEIEAAVEQLAKRKLVFVHGEELEASPLGRTVSLRGISATSAGQLLGHLHEYSGCDELSWCYVALALAEAGRAPIYRSYADEQAGELRRRLCEYVGAHADVAPLLARMTGAEYVLSESELVRQKGALLLCEWLAGVPTPEIEQRYHCALGSIAQLGEVAGWLIETAAALAEHLNKPEDFVQRLNQIAVGARRGFDLPDTIFAEAGFGAEERDWVVALFDAGWTTAAQLAAADRAALAQLIGESGAADILTKIEKVIKETKVIDGEEEQPMPMLKLRGDMRGERVYIHFDNSEIDLTPKSFNYLYKLGAARLTRPDGWLSKDEIEPGFNQAKNIYRVKQELKRFATGLEERIENNKSGFYRLNLRPEQIKIDIDSMKAYSDLELAELTKQVERSPVC, from the coding sequence GTGAAGAGTTGGCAAGAGCGGTTGGGCGAGAACTTGCTGCCGCTGCAGGAGCGGGCGGTGATCGAGAATCGTGTGCTCGGCGGGGAGAGCGTGCTGATCTGCGCGCCGACTTCCGCCGGCAAAACCTTTTGCGGCGAACTGGCGGCGACGGCGGCGATTTTCCGGCGGCGCAAAGCGATCTTCCTGGTGCCGCTCAAGTCGATTGCCGAAGAACGCTATCGCGAATTCACCAAGCGTTACGCCGCGCTCGGCATCCGCGTGTTGATCGCCACCGCGGATCATCAGGAGCACGACAGCCGGCTGGAACGGGGCGATTTCGATCTGGCGATTCTGATCTACGAAAAATTCAATCAACTGCTGATCAAGAATATCGACTTGCTGGCGCCGATCGAGTTGATCGTCATCGACGAGGTGCAGATGATCGGCGACGAGGAGCGCGGCGCGGTGCTGGAATTGGCACTGACCAAGGTACTGATGGCGCAACGGCGACCGCAGATTGTCGCGCTGTCGGCGACGCTGGCGAACGCCGGAGATCTCGCCGCCTGGCTCGGATGTCGGCTTCTCAACGACAGCTTCCGGCCGGTCGAATTGCGCCACGGCGTGCTGGCGAACGGACGATATCGCTATCGGACGGGCAACGCCGAGGGGATCGAGGAGTTGGCGGGCACGGCTTGCGACGAGCCGGAGCAGGCACTGATCGCGAATGTCGAACACCTGGTTGGCCGCGATGAGCAAGTGCTGGTCTTCCTGAAATCGCGGCGCGCGTGCGAGGCGCTGGCCTACGCGCTGGCGGAACGGAGTTTCCGACCGCGGGCCGCGGCAACGATTGAGCGGTTGGAGCGCGAACCCACGACGAGTCTCGGGGCGAAACTGATCGCGACGCTCGACTCGGGAGTGGCCTTCCACCACGCCGACCTGTCGTATCGGCAGCGGCGAATTCTGGAGGAGGGTTATCGGCGGGGCGAAATTGCGGTGCTGGTCTCGACGACGACGCTGGCGATGGGAGTGAACCTGCCGGCACAAAGCGTCTTCATCGACTGCTACAAGTTCCAGCCGGGGAAGCAGACCGGCCGGCCGCTGATCGTGCCGTTGGAATGGAGCGAGTACGAGGCAATGTCGGGGCGCGCAGGACGGTTCGGCCAAGGCGGAGAATTCGGGCGCTCGATCGTCATTGCCGGGTCGCCGCTGGAGGCCGAGATGCTGTGGAAGATGTATGTCACCGGCAATCCGGCGCGGCTGGAATCGCGATTGGCGACGCATGGTTTGCTTGATGTATTGCTTGATGTAATTGCAGCCAAAGCCGCGAAATCATTGGATGATCTGTCGGCGGTACTGCGGCGAACGTTCTTGGCGGCGGAGACAAGAATGGTGGCTGATGACGAGATCGAGGCCGCCGTGGAGCAGCTCGCCAAGCGCAAGTTGGTCTTCGTTCATGGGGAAGAATTGGAAGCCTCGCCGTTGGGACGGACGGTCAGTCTGCGAGGGATCAGTGCGACTTCGGCGGGGCAGCTTTTGGGGCATCTCCACGAGTATTCCGGCTGCGACGAACTGAGTTGGTGCTACGTCGCGCTCGCTTTGGCGGAAGCGGGACGGGCACCGATCTATCGCAGTTACGCTGACGAGCAGGCGGGCGAACTGCGGCGGCGGCTGTGCGAGTATGTCGGCGCGCATGCCGATGTCGCGCCGCTTTTGGCGCGGATGACGGGCGCGGAGTATGTCCTGAGCGAAAGCGAATTGGTGCGGCAGAAGGGGGCGTTGCTTCTGTGCGAGTGGCTGGCAGGGGTGCCGACGCCGGAGATTGAACAGCGTTACCACTGTGCGTTGGGATCGATCGCGCAGTTGGGCGAAGTCGCGGGCTGGTTGATCGAGACGGCGGCGGCGCTGGCGGAGCATCTGAACAAACCGGAGGATTTCGTGCAACGGCTGAATCAGATCGCCGTCGGCGCGCGGCGCGGCTTCGATCTACCCGACACGATCTTCGCCGAGGCGGGATTCGGTGCCGAGGAACGTGACTGGGTTGTGGCGCTGTTCGACGCGGGGTGGACGACGGCGGCGCAATTGGCCGCAGCGGATCGCGCGGCGCTGGCGCAACTGATCGGTGAAAGCGGGGCGGCGGATATTCTGACGAAAATCGAAAAGGTCATAAAGGAAACCAAAGTCATTGATGGCGAGGAGGAACAACCGATGCCGATGCTGAAGCTACGGGGCGACATGCGGGGCGAGCGCGTGTATATCCATTTCGACAATTCCGAAATCGATCTCACGCCGAAGAGTTTCAATTACCTGTACAAACTGGGAGCGGCGCGTTTGACGCGGCCGGACGGCTGGTTGAGCAAGGACGAGATCGAGCCGGGCTTCAACCAGGCGAAGAACATCTATCGCGTCAAGCAGGAGCTGAAGCGGTTTGCGACGGGGCTGGAGGAGCGGATCGAGAACAACAAGTCGGGATTCTACCGCTTGAATCTGCGGCCGGAACAGATCAAGATCGACATCGACTCGATGAAGGCGTACTCCGATCTGGAACTGGCGGAATTGACCAAGCAGGTCGAGCGGTCGCCGGTGTGCTGA